The following DNA comes from Anaerolineales bacterium.
TGGCGCAATCCAACCTCGTCAACGCGGCTATTTACAGCTTGCCGACCCGTCAGGACGAGAAGGGCAGATGCCGACTCATCTGCAGCCAATTGCGCTACTACAAGAAGGAGAAAATGGAATGGCGGGTTAAGACTCCGCCTTCATCGTTCGGGCATCCTTTGCCAGGAGGTGCAGCCCGAAAAGACCGAGCAGTAAAACGGTCAATCCCAACAGCTGCACACTGCGTACGCCGCCGAATACGATCTCGCTGTCTCCCCGAAACGCTTCCAGGAACACACGGCCGGCGGCGGACGCGGCGATGAATGTGAGGAACAGAAACCCGGGAAAAGGAGCCGCGAGCTTGAGCCGGCTGACGATCCAGAACACCAGCAAGGCGGCCGCGATCTCGTACACCTGTGACGGATGCCGCTCGGCGCCCCACAACCGCAGCGCCCAGGGCAGCGAGGTCGGTGCACCGTACGCATCGCCGCTGGCGAGGTGGGATAATCCGACGAAGATAGAAAACAGCGCCAGGCCGGGCGTGAATGCATCCAGCGTCGACCACAACGGCAATTCCCTGCGCTGGGCGTAGATCAACGCTGCGATCGAACCGACGAGCAGCCCGTCTCCCAGCGACATCGTGCTGGTATTCAGTGAGAAAACGTCCGGCAGGGCGTTCACGTAGGCATCGATGTGACTCAAGACGTACCCCAGTCGCGCGCCCAAGACGCCCCCGATCAAGCCGATGAAGACCAGATTGTTGAGCGTGCTGGCGGAGAGGCTCCTACGGCCGGCTTCCCGGTCGATGGTCAACGTGGCCAGCCAAACGCCACCGATAAGTAAAAGCCCCGGCAGCGGTAATGCCAGAGGCCCAAGGTTCACGATCGGAAGCATTACTGCGCCTCCTCGAGCAAGTCCATCACGATGCTTCGAAGCGTGGCCTCGTTCAACGGCCCACCGATGATCACCCGGCGGATGACGCCGCCCGGATCGACGAAGTAGGTGCTCGGCAAGGCGCGCATCCCGTACGACCTCGCCACCTCACCGCTGCGGTCGAAGGCAATGGGAAACGTCAGCCCGAGCTCGTCGGCAAAGTCGATCGCTTCCGCCGCCGAATCCTGATCGGTCATGTTCACTCCGAGCACGACCAGATCCTGCGCGGCGAATTCCTCGTAAAGCGCCTGAAGCGCAGGCATCTCCGCACGGCACGGAGGGCACCAGGATGCCCACAAATTGACCACGACGACGCGGCCGCGGAGCGCAGCCAGCGATACGGCTGCGCCGTCGAGCGTGTCGAGTTCGAAATCCGGCGCCAAAAAACCTTCCTGCGGACTCGCGATCCCCGCGCTGGAAATTTCCGCATCGGAGACCATCGATGCGCCTGTCCAGGCCATGCCCAGCAACATCACCAAGGCCGTGAAGGCCGTCCAGCGCTTTCGGTCCCGCATGAAGGGGACGATGCGCTGCATCGTGGAATGCATGCCTGCTT
Coding sequences within:
- a CDS encoding TlpA disulfide reductase family protein encodes the protein MHSTMQRIVPFMRDRKRWTAFTALVMLLGMAWTGASMVSDAEISSAGIASPQEGFLAPDFELDTLDGAAVSLAALRGRVVVVNLWASWCPPCRAEMPALQALYEEFAAQDLVVLGVNMTDQDSAAEAIDFADELGLTFPIAFDRSGEVARSYGMRALPSTYFVDPGGVIRRVIIGGPLNEATLRSIVMDLLEEAQ
- a CDS encoding prolipoprotein diacylglyceryl transferase, yielding MLPIVNLGPLALPLPGLLLIGGVWLATLTIDREAGRRSLSASTLNNLVFIGLIGGVLGARLGYVLSHIDAYVNALPDVFSLNTSTMSLGDGLLVGSIAALIYAQRRELPLWSTLDAFTPGLALFSIFVGLSHLASGDAYGAPTSLPWALRLWGAERHPSQVYEIAAALLVFWIVSRLKLAAPFPGFLFLTFIAASAAGRVFLEAFRGDSEIVFGGVRSVQLLGLTVLLLGLFGLHLLAKDARTMKAES